A genome region from Brevinematales bacterium includes the following:
- a CDS encoding HD domain-containing protein: MNETVPLVPTLINVLSIVLNLLNACFLTYVWFENRKTSYQGIYQKKEIQSYIEFSLGALLYVTPQAVLLMSNVFELNLWMHRVQHIGIAVALISFIRLPRHIFNVKNESNILRGILIGLICATIPLMFTPWFILPVPVKFGSITQGTPGFLYVGVLAVHGLVFLINLVKSGIYAVGNARLQGKLATNEIGFIIGSLVLLVFNGIAILKLSDNSILSMLDNSASSIGFTMFSFIITVMLTMRYGITLRERSEKEGQLKQIRDNIEKEYEDILSTIVEILERDDQYTAGHSRRVMQISMEIAKAMGLRTSVIDKIEITGILHDIGKLGVSKLVLNKPGRLTEDEFRQIKRHSELGFDIVSTYKPLFEIATYVKAHHEKLNGEGYPDRLTDEKIPEIAKIISVADIYDALSSKRPYREGLELDKCLQIMQDMANNHEIDRTILAKLEKIIPNLKIEG; encoded by the coding sequence ATGAACGAAACGGTGCCTCTTGTTCCGACTTTAATCAATGTGCTGAGTATCGTGTTAAATCTTTTAAATGCATGCTTCCTTACCTACGTCTGGTTCGAGAACCGGAAAACCTCGTATCAGGGAATCTACCAGAAAAAGGAAATCCAAAGTTATATAGAATTCTCGCTGGGCGCGTTACTTTATGTCACGCCGCAGGCAGTTTTATTAATGTCAAACGTATTCGAGTTGAATCTCTGGATGCACCGGGTTCAGCATATCGGTATCGCGGTCGCGTTGATTTCATTCATCCGCCTGCCGAGGCACATCTTTAACGTGAAGAACGAGAGTAATATCCTGCGCGGGATTTTAATCGGCCTGATTTGCGCGACTATCCCGTTAATGTTTACCCCGTGGTTTATCCTGCCGGTTCCGGTAAAGTTCGGCAGTATTACCCAGGGAACCCCGGGATTTCTCTACGTCGGCGTGCTTGCCGTTCACGGGCTGGTGTTTTTAATCAATTTAGTAAAATCCGGGATATATGCCGTCGGCAATGCCCGGCTGCAGGGTAAACTGGCTACGAACGAGATAGGTTTCATTATAGGAAGCCTCGTCCTTCTGGTGTTTAACGGTATCGCTATCCTCAAACTCAGCGACAACTCTATTCTATCGATGCTCGATAACTCAGCGTCCTCCATCGGCTTTACGATGTTCAGCTTCATTATTACCGTGATGCTGACGATGCGTTACGGGATTACCCTTAGGGAACGATCGGAGAAAGAGGGGCAATTAAAACAAATCCGGGACAATATCGAGAAGGAGTACGAGGACATCCTTTCCACCATCGTGGAGATACTGGAACGGGACGACCAGTACACCGCCGGGCACTCCCGCAGGGTCATGCAGATATCTATGGAGATCGCTAAAGCGATGGGACTCCGCACGTCCGTGATCGATAAGATCGAAATTACCGGGATACTCCACGATATCGGGAAACTCGGGGTCAGTAAATTAGTCCTGAATAAGCCGGGGAGACTGACCGAGGACGAGTTCCGCCAGATCAAACGGCACTCCGAACTGGGCTTCGATATCGTTTCGACCTATAAGCCCCTGTTCGAGATAGCGACCTATGTGAAAGCTCATCACGAGAAGCTGAACGGGGAGGGATACCCCGACCGTCTGACGGACGAGAAAATCCCGGAGATCGCGAAGATTATCTCCGTCGCGGACATCTATGACGCGCTTTCCAGCAAGCGTCCGTACCGCGAGGGGCTTGAATTGGATAAATGTTTACAGATTATGCAGGATATGGCGAACAACCATGAAATCGACCGGACTATTCTCGCGAAGCTCGAAAAAATTATCCCCAACCTCAAGATCGAGGGTTAA
- a CDS encoding HD-GYP domain-containing protein: MSNPVFSVELYRMFYLIFMLVSAVFIFIFNSTNTNPKHLRRRMVLSVVLFAISAALGLIGLCSMEYAAHGYFSLFLISESVHLLFAKNPDRQITIENRVLSFLFFLMIGINTVDTIFENISLLYGAWILPFLLPFFFIFKYSQLNRELHAEIISLDEMTSKEKESYESSIYLVVNMLESKNEFLKGHSEKVSLYATLIGNRIGLNAESLEELQTAALLHDIGYVGIAIEEYSSRKIINSEDFMRIKKHPKIGADILRKSSQFSRFADYVLYHHENWDGTGYPNGIIGEKIPLFARIIQIADTYDALTTDRFYRAALSREDAMIILRTGKGTDYDPDLVDVFLKCVEVKT, encoded by the coding sequence ATGTCGAATCCGGTATTTTCGGTCGAATTATACAGGATGTTCTACCTGATATTTATGCTGGTATCGGCGGTTTTTATCTTTATTTTTAACTCGACCAATACAAACCCGAAGCACCTCAGAAGGCGGATGGTCTTATCAGTTGTACTGTTCGCTATCAGCGCGGCTCTGGGCTTGATAGGGTTATGTTCGATGGAATACGCGGCGCACGGATATTTTTCGCTATTCCTGATTTCCGAAAGCGTTCACCTGCTGTTCGCGAAAAATCCCGACCGCCAGATTACCATCGAGAACAGGGTTTTATCATTCCTGTTCTTTTTAATGATCGGCATCAACACGGTCGATACGATTTTTGAGAATATTTCCCTTCTGTATGGGGCGTGGATACTCCCGTTCCTGCTGCCTTTTTTCTTTATCTTTAAATACTCCCAGTTAAACCGGGAGCTTCATGCGGAAATTATCTCATTGGACGAAATGACCAGCAAGGAAAAGGAAAGCTATGAGTCGTCGATTTACCTGGTCGTCAATATGCTGGAATCGAAGAACGAGTTCCTGAAGGGTCATTCCGAGAAAGTCAGTCTCTACGCGACCCTGATAGGAAACCGGATCGGTTTGAACGCCGAATCGCTGGAGGAGCTCCAGACCGCGGCTCTCCTGCACGATATAGGATATGTCGGGATAGCGATCGAGGAATACAGCAGCCGGAAAATTATCAATTCCGAAGATTTTATGCGGATCAAGAAGCATCCGAAAATCGGCGCGGACATTCTGCGGAAAAGTTCGCAGTTTTCCCGCTTCGCGGACTATGTGCTGTATCACCATGAGAACTGGGACGGTACGGGATATCCCAACGGTATCATCGGCGAGAAAATCCCGTTATTCGCGAGGATTATCCAGATCGCGGATACCTACGACGCGTTGACGACCGACCGTTTTTACCGCGCCGCGTTAAGCCGCGAGGACGCGATGATTATTTTGCGTACGGGGAAGGGCACGGATTACGACCCCGATCTGGTTGATGTGTTTTTAAAATGTGTAGAGGTTAAGACCTAA
- a CDS encoding sodium-translocating pyrophosphatase — MQNATGGADIQAAIPALIAFVAAIAAIIFVIFAARYVLKKDEGSDKVKKISAAIREGAFAYLRQQYKVVIIFFIAMFILLFIISTVSHNLLSPFVPYAFLTGGLFSGLAGFIGMNIATRANSRTAWAAKEGLNPALRVAFTAGAVMGMSVVGLGLLDLSLWFLGLKYIANLPIEEITQAMLTFEMGASSMALFARVGGGIYTKSADVGADIVGKVEAGIPEDDPRNPATIADNVGDNVGDVAGMGADLYESYVGSIVATMALGAVAFASNPLLGVTVPMALAAMGVFASLIGTFLVRTKDDNATQPVLLGALRRGVYISSGLILIAAFFLVYFTMGMQYIGVFFSIATGLIAGNIIGFFTEYFTSDSYKPTKDLADQSKTGAATLVIGGLSLGMASTWIPVFTVVLATIGAYFFAGMGNPAEMKDGLGLYGIGAAAIGMLSTLGITLATDAYGPVADNAGGIAEMAGTEGGLGKEVRRRTDALDSLGNTTAATGKGYAIGSAALTALALLAAFRDEITHKVSQIEGSQLVVVANVITPEVLIGLFIGSMTPFLFSALSMSAVGRAANKMVEEVRRQFREIKGLMEGTTDPDYASCVRISTMSAQREMILPALLAIIMPIATGVFFGISSLVGLLAGALVTGFPLAVMMANAGGAWDNAKKYIEGGALGGKGSEAHKAAVVGDTVGDPFKDTAGPSLNILIKLMSMVAVVFGATIYALNRLVGIFK; from the coding sequence ATGCAGAATGCGACGGGCGGCGCCGATATCCAGGCCGCTATCCCCGCGTTAATCGCGTTCGTGGCAGCAATTGCGGCTATTATATTCGTTATATTCGCCGCACGGTATGTGCTGAAAAAGGACGAGGGTTCCGACAAGGTAAAAAAGATTTCCGCCGCTATCCGAGAAGGTGCGTTCGCGTACCTCCGGCAGCAGTATAAGGTGGTAATCATCTTTTTTATCGCGATGTTTATCCTGCTCTTTATCATATCGACCGTTTCCCACAACCTGCTGTCGCCCTTCGTGCCTTACGCGTTCCTGACCGGCGGATTATTCTCCGGTCTCGCGGGGTTCATCGGGATGAATATCGCGACCCGCGCGAACAGCAGAACAGCATGGGCGGCGAAAGAAGGCTTGAACCCCGCTCTGCGTGTGGCGTTTACCGCCGGCGCGGTCATGGGTATGAGCGTCGTAGGTTTGGGCTTGCTCGACCTCTCGCTGTGGTTCCTCGGCCTCAAGTATATTGCCAACCTTCCTATTGAAGAAATCACCCAGGCGATGCTCACATTCGAAATGGGCGCTTCTTCGATGGCGTTATTCGCGCGCGTAGGCGGCGGTATCTATACCAAGTCCGCCGATGTGGGCGCGGATATTGTGGGTAAAGTCGAAGCGGGTATCCCCGAAGACGACCCCCGCAACCCCGCGACTATCGCGGATAATGTGGGCGATAACGTAGGCGACGTCGCGGGTATGGGCGCCGACCTCTATGAAAGTTATGTAGGTTCTATTGTAGCGACTATGGCTCTGGGCGCGGTAGCGTTCGCGTCGAACCCGCTCCTCGGTGTTACAGTACCGATGGCGCTGGCGGCGATGGGCGTATTCGCGTCTCTCATAGGTACGTTCCTGGTTCGTACAAAGGACGACAACGCGACACAGCCGGTTCTATTGGGCGCTCTGCGCCGGGGTGTTTATATATCCTCGGGGCTTATTCTCATAGCCGCGTTCTTCCTCGTGTATTTCACGATGGGCATGCAGTATATCGGCGTATTCTTCTCGATTGCCACCGGTTTGATTGCCGGAAACATCATCGGGTTCTTCACCGAATACTTCACATCCGATTCCTATAAACCCACAAAAGATTTGGCCGATCAGTCTAAGACCGGCGCCGCGACTTTGGTCATCGGCGGTCTTTCGCTGGGTATGGCGTCGACATGGATACCCGTATTCACCGTCGTATTGGCGACCATCGGCGCGTATTTCTTCGCCGGTATGGGTAATCCCGCCGAGATGAAAGACGGACTCGGACTGTACGGTATCGGCGCCGCCGCTATCGGTATGCTGTCCACTCTGGGTATCACCCTCGCGACCGACGCTTACGGGCCTGTCGCGGATAACGCCGGCGGTATCGCTGAAATGGCGGGCACCGAAGGCGGATTGGGTAAAGAAGTACGCCGCAGAACAGACGCGCTTGATTCGCTCGGAAACACGACCGCCGCGACCGGAAAAGGTTACGCGATCGGTTCCGCCGCGTTGACGGCTCTCGCTCTGCTCGCCGCGTTCCGTGACGAGATCACGCATAAAGTCAGCCAGATCGAAGGCAGCCAGTTAGTTGTGGTAGCGAATGTTATCACTCCCGAAGTGCTGATCGGCCTGTTCATAGGTTCGATGACCCCGTTCCTCTTCAGCGCGCTTTCGATGAGCGCTGTAGGGCGCGCGGCTAACAAGATGGTGGAGGAAGTCCGCCGCCAGTTCCGCGAGATCAAGGGACTGATGGAAGGGACGACCGATCCCGATTATGCGAGCTGTGTACGTATCAGCACAATGAGCGCGCAGCGTGAAATGATCCTTCCCGCGCTTCTTGCGATTATCATGCCGATCGCGACCGGAGTCTTCTTCGGTATATCGAGTCTGGTAGGGCTTCTCGCGGGCGCGCTGGTTACCGGTTTCCCGTTGGCGGTTATGATGGCCAACGCCGGCGGCGCATGGGATAACGCTAAGAAGTATATCGAGGGCGGAGCGCTCGGCGGAAAAGGCAGCGAGGCTCATAAAGCCGCCGTTGTCGGCGATACCGTAGGCGACCCGTTCAAAGATACAGCCGGTCCTTCGCTGAACATCCTCATCAAGCTGATGAGCATGGTCGCGGTCGTATTCGGCGCGACTATCTATGCGTTGAACAGACTGGTCGGTATATTTAAGTAA
- a CDS encoding alpha-glycosidase: MHKYNVFFKFGAHYDTKRVEVVGDFNNWERGSLLLEDEDGDNVWWGAAKLPAGRYEYKFLVDGTQFVIDPRNPLKSKNNSYENSLLLVGSAKLKEDFIHIPHIDFFIPTCFYIRAAINFEKFSDARLIVVVDDLFHTVNGYELYRDEVYAYLIFHYRNGFGARNVMYYFEIDRIGNGKEYFGRNGLIQNEWEVEHFEYVQPEGDLFKSPDWVKDAVFYQIFPERFYNGNPAINPQDVAPVSQLPKADTFYGGDLDGVIRKLDHIKELGANAIYFNPIFEAQSTHKFDTADYMKIDPHFGDDDTFDRLSAETKKRDIRFILDGVFNHTGTDFAAFKDIEKNGAKSKYKDWYFVKKFPLMENGKPNYTCWWDFPSLPKLNALDPAVEKYLLGVAKHWIHKGASGWRLDVPTEIDHPYWKEFRKAVKTENPDAYIVGEIWFNASPWLDGTEFDAVMNYRFRDASLEFFANRRINADEFVKIIGEQIYDYPMQANFAMLNLLTSHDTARFFTVAGERLDRVRLAIAFQFTYMGAPCVYYGEETGMTGGKDPDNRRFMNWNEQEWNKDLLQLYKKLAGIRHDNEVLRRGELRFFYIKGMTIGFERFIKDQKLLILINNSDENVNIDVTRYAGNGEFLDISKDYPLKRKRAYTLYANDFAILKKIRDLR, translated from the coding sequence ATGCATAAGTACAATGTCTTTTTCAAGTTTGGCGCGCATTACGATACGAAACGGGTTGAAGTGGTGGGTGATTTTAATAACTGGGAACGGGGGAGCCTTCTTCTCGAAGACGAAGACGGCGATAATGTCTGGTGGGGAGCCGCGAAACTTCCGGCCGGGCGTTACGAGTACAAGTTTCTGGTGGACGGCACGCAGTTTGTCATCGATCCGCGTAACCCGCTGAAATCTAAAAACAACAGCTATGAGAACTCGCTTCTCCTGGTCGGTTCCGCCAAACTGAAAGAAGATTTCATTCATATACCTCATATCGATTTCTTTATCCCCACATGTTTCTATATCAGGGCCGCGATCAATTTTGAAAAATTCAGCGACGCCCGCCTGATTGTGGTAGTCGACGACCTTTTTCATACCGTCAACGGGTACGAGTTGTACCGCGACGAGGTTTACGCCTATCTCATCTTCCACTACCGGAACGGGTTCGGCGCGAGAAACGTCATGTACTACTTCGAAATCGACCGTATCGGTAACGGTAAGGAATACTTCGGCAGGAACGGGCTTATCCAGAACGAATGGGAAGTCGAGCACTTCGAGTATGTTCAGCCCGAGGGCGATCTTTTCAAATCCCCCGACTGGGTCAAGGACGCCGTGTTCTACCAGATTTTCCCCGAACGTTTCTATAACGGCAATCCCGCGATCAATCCGCAGGATGTCGCGCCGGTCAGCCAGCTCCCGAAGGCCGATACGTTCTACGGCGGCGACCTCGATGGGGTGATCCGGAAGCTCGACCATATCAAGGAACTCGGCGCCAACGCTATCTACTTCAATCCCATCTTCGAGGCGCAGTCCACCCATAAATTCGATACCGCCGATTATATGAAGATCGACCCGCACTTCGGGGACGACGATACGTTCGACCGTCTGTCCGCGGAGACCAAAAAACGGGACATCCGGTTTATCCTCGACGGGGTATTCAATCATACAGGCACCGATTTCGCGGCATTTAAGGATATCGAGAAAAACGGCGCGAAGTCTAAATATAAGGATTGGTATTTCGTTAAAAAATTCCCGCTGATGGAAAACGGGAAGCCGAATTATACATGCTGGTGGGATTTCCCTTCTCTGCCGAAGCTGAACGCGCTCGATCCCGCGGTCGAGAAATACCTCCTCGGCGTGGCGAAGCACTGGATTCACAAGGGCGCGTCGGGATGGCGGCTGGATGTCCCCACCGAGATCGACCACCCCTACTGGAAGGAATTCCGTAAGGCGGTCAAGACGGAGAATCCCGACGCCTATATAGTCGGCGAGATATGGTTCAACGCTTCCCCGTGGCTCGACGGGACGGAGTTCGACGCGGTGATGAATTACCGTTTCCGCGACGCGAGCCTCGAGTTCTTTGCCAACCGCAGAATCAACGCCGACGAGTTTGTAAAAATTATCGGCGAGCAGATATACGATTACCCGATGCAGGCGAACTTCGCGATGCTCAACCTGCTGACCAGCCACGATACCGCGCGGTTCTTTACGGTCGCGGGCGAACGTCTCGACCGCGTACGGCTCGCCATCGCGTTCCAGTTTACCTATATGGGCGCGCCGTGCGTCTATTACGGCGAGGAGACCGGTATGACGGGCGGGAAAGACCCGGATAACCGCCGCTTTATGAACTGGAACGAACAGGAATGGAATAAAGACCTTTTACAGCTCTATAAAAAGCTCGCCGGAATCCGGCATGACAACGAAGTCCTGCGGCGCGGCGAACTCCGGTTCTTCTATATCAAAGGGATGACCATCGGGTTCGAGCGCTTTATCAAGGATCAGAAACTGCTGATACTGATCAACAACTCCGACGAGAATGTCAATATCGACGTCACCCGTTACGCGGGCAACGGCGAATTCCTCGACATCTCGAAGGATTATCCCTTGAAGCGGAAACGCGCCTACACGCTATACGCCAACGATTTCGCGATTCTGAAAAAGATACGGGATCTCCGCTAA